GTTACAATCTGCACTCATTGCCAATGCTACGCCGTTTTCTTTGATACGGATAACCGATGCATCAAGTTCACCGCCTTTTTTGACGGTATTGGTTTGTACCATAGAATCATATTGCTCATAAATCCAATGTTTATCCACAACTTCCATCGAAGCAATCAGTTTTTCAAACGCTTTTTGATTCTCTACCGCTTCAAAATCATTTAATGTTACATTGGCAATTTCATCAAGATAGGCAGGACGGCTCATTGGACGGTCAAGAACCGGAGCCTCTTCGCTCACCGGGTCAACCGGCACTTCCGCACACTTCTCACCGTGCCAGAAAAGCTCCATTTTGCCCGTCGCCGTTACTTCACCGATAACCGCACAATCAAGATCCCATTTTTCGAAAATATCGATAATCGCTTGTTCGGACCCTTTTTTCGCACAAATGAGCATACGTTCTTGCGATTCGGAGAGCATGAATTCATACGGCATCATCCCCTCTTCACGAGCAGGAACCTTGTCAAGATGCATGATCATCCCGCTTCCCGCACGTCCGGCCATCTCAAATGAACTCGAAGTGAGCCCCGCAGCACCCATATCCTGGATCCCGACGACATAATCGGTTTTGAAAAGTTCCAAACATGCTTCTAGAAGAAGTTTTTCGGTAAACGGATCGCCCACTTGTACCGTAGGTCGAAGCCCTTTTGACGCTTCGGTAAAGCTGTCCGAACTCATGACTGCACCGCCGAGTCCGTCACGCCCCGTTTTAGATCCGACATAAATAACCGGGTTACCGATCCCTTCCGCTTTTCCGTAAAAAATCTCGTCGCTTTTCGCTAATCCGAGGGTAAACGCATTCACAAGAATATTACCGTTGTAGCACTCATCGAAACTCGTTTCGCCGCCGATTGTCGGAACCCCCATACAGTTACCGTATCCGCCGATACCCGATACGACACCTCGTACCAAATAGCGCTGATGAGCGCTGATATCGTCTTGGTTCAACACGTTTCCGAAACGGAGGGCATTGAGGTTGGCAATCGGACGGGCACCCATGGTAAATACGTCACGCATGATCCCGCCGACTCCCGTGGCAGCCCCTTGATACGGTTCGATAAAACTCGGGTGGTTATGGCTCTCCATTTTAAAGACTGCCGCATAACCGCCGCCGATATCGATAACTCCCGCATTCTCACCCGGTCCTTGGATAACCCACGGTGCTTTGGTAGGAAACCCGCTCAAATGCTTTTTAGATGATTTATAACTGCAGTGTTCACTCCACATAGCCGAAAAAATCCCGATCTCTACAAGGTTCGGTTCGCGTCCGAGGATTTTTTGGATATGGTCATAATCTCCGAGTGAGAGTTTATGCTGTTTAAGAACTTTTTCGATGTCTGGGAGGGGAGTGCTCACGGCAGTTTCCTTATTATTTTTTTTATATTAAATGCTTTACAGGCAAAGCCCGTCAAGCTACGCTAGCCGCTATGGCACTAAAGCTTGCCCTGATGGGCAGATATTAATTATTGATGTCGCGATTATACCAAAGGGTACACAAACGCCCCCTTAATTTCCTGTCCATTTACAAAACCGTTTTAAATTTATAACTTGAAATCACTACTAGGAGGTTCATGTATGTTAACGACTCTGTCGAAACGTCTTTTAATTGCATTAGGTGCTGTGCCTATTTTAGTAAGTGCAGCAGTGACTGCCCCTCAACATAAAACGGATAGTACATATGGACAAAACAATCCGTTTTGGGATATGAATGAAATGGACGGATTTTTCAATTATCCATTTCCCCACATGGTCCCGGTTTATAATGCTTCTACAATAAAAGAGAGTGATAAGGCATACCTCATCAGCATTGATTTACCGGGGATGGATAAAAAAGATATCTCTATCCAAACATCAGGAAATCGGTTAATGGTATCCGGTGAACGGAAAGAAGATATGGAAAATAAAGAAGAAGCAAAACATTCTCTATCGGAATTCCGACAAAGTTTAATGCTCCCTGAAGACGCAAATTTGGAAGCGATAAGCGCAACATCAAACAACGGTGTCCTTAAAATTACCGTTCCAAAAAATGCCGGGAAAAAAGTATCCAGAAAAATCGAAATCAAATAAGAAAGAGTCTAAAAGCGCACTAAAATTACACTGAGCTCTATACAGACACCTCCGTGTAAGCGCTTATCAACTCAATGAAATCCAAAATCTTGTTCGCTCCGATGATTTTTTTTCAATTCAAAAATTTCACGGTAAGTGATCGAAACGACCTCATAGCTCTTTCTTCCGTTTGGAAGATTGACGCTGAATTCATCCCCCTCTTCTTTTCCAAGCATAGCACGTGCCAACGGTGAATGAACCGAAATCAAACAATTCTCCGGCTCGCTTTCCAATGTACCGCAAATACTGTAGGAATACTCTTCGTCACTCTCAGAATCGATAATCGTTATGGTCGATCCGAAATGGACGCGGGAATGATTGAGTAAAGACG
The nucleotide sequence above comes from Sulfuricurvum sp.. Encoded proteins:
- the purL gene encoding phosphoribosylformylglycinamidine synthase subunit PurL, encoding MSTPLPDIEKVLKQHKLSLGDYDHIQKILGREPNLVEIGIFSAMWSEHCSYKSSKKHLSGFPTKAPWVIQGPGENAGVIDIGGGYAAVFKMESHNHPSFIEPYQGAATGVGGIMRDVFTMGARPIANLNALRFGNVLNQDDISAHQRYLVRGVVSGIGGYGNCMGVPTIGGETSFDECYNGNILVNAFTLGLAKSDEIFYGKAEGIGNPVIYVGSKTGRDGLGGAVMSSDSFTEASKGLRPTVQVGDPFTEKLLLEACLELFKTDYVVGIQDMGAAGLTSSSFEMAGRAGSGMIMHLDKVPAREEGMMPYEFMLSESQERMLICAKKGSEQAIIDIFEKWDLDCAVIGEVTATGKMELFWHGEKCAEVPVDPVSEEAPVLDRPMSRPAYLDEIANVTLNDFEAVENQKAFEKLIASMEVVDKHWIYEQYDSMVQTNTVKKGGELDASVIRIKENGVALAMSADCNVRYCYIDPKAGAAAAVIESGRNVAMSGATPKAITDCLNYGNPENPEVMWQFGQGCLGIKEACAELNTPVIGGNVSLYNETNGKSVFPTPSIAMVGVNEDQNKVLMSAFQKNGNILYLVGENRSEFGGSLYMKELYNVVAGTIPAINYDKERALWNLVIEANKKGLLAAAKDCSSGGVAIALAKMACVSDKGVNASIAVNDVRDIFAESMSRAIIEVAPENCAAFEAMASSVACMRIGTVGGDTFTVNDVTMRLPEMQNIYYNTFKKVIEGDL
- a CDS encoding Hsp20/alpha crystallin family protein; amino-acid sequence: MLTTLSKRLLIALGAVPILVSAAVTAPQHKTDSTYGQNNPFWDMNEMDGFFNYPFPHMVPVYNASTIKESDKAYLISIDLPGMDKKDISIQTSGNRLMVSGERKEDMENKEEAKHSLSEFRQSLMLPEDANLEAISATSNNGVLKITVPKNAGKKVSRKIEIK
- the greA gene encoding transcription elongation factor GreA, which translates into the protein MTNEPMTPRGYDELLREFKYLKDVEKPRVNQEKQRAAELGDRSENAEYHAAKEKLRHIDKRLFYLNSMIEKAQIIDPSLLNHSRVHFGSTITIIDSESDEEYSYSICGTLESEPENCLISVHSPLARAMLGKEEGDEFSVNLPNGRKSYEVVSITYREIFELKKNHRSEQDFGFH